From the genome of Papaver somniferum cultivar HN1 chromosome 2, ASM357369v1, whole genome shotgun sequence, one region includes:
- the LOC113354087 gene encoding transcription factor bHLH93-like, whose amino-acid sequence MEGGLSACSLDEELNQASMNNLESIIFDAFSSWLDLDDSSIIPQEPQQLQDLEMLDENLLQFANTTTTSANMDYEHPYSECNILPNSPELDLPFLLDIHDFDNDIISPPEGHYHHPVLPCQDEVILDQPVDNEAECEKDPNSNSIVIICPSSSVSDVPQQPRQKKQKNNNIKKRTKLSTQRHQSSATTTAATTSTVPKDDGEEEIDDERKRGPLSCKNLVSERNRRERISQQLLALRGLVPNITKIDRRSVLVDALSYLRNMQEETAKIQKELKEQQSQHQPRAMNNDIMEEDEDAEHDPDDDTRPRVNSPVNASKPKPQIIEIDIEKMDEKRFIVKVTCKGVNGGDICRVMEATGFEITYAAVEQIKPQHFLSTVFIKVKKHKKMTEEKLKNCIISSSLRCGLIVLPA is encoded by the exons atggAGGGGGGATTGAGTGCTTGTAGTTTGGATGAAGAATTGAATCAAGCATCCATGAATAACCTAGAATCAATAATATTCGATGCATTTTCTTCATGGTTAGATTTAGATGATTCCAGCATTATTCCTCAAGAGCCTCAACAACTTCAAGATCTTGAAATGCTTGATGAAAACCTTCTCCAATTTGCAAATACCACTACTACTAGCGCAAACATGGATTACGAGCATCCTTATTCGGAATGCAATATTCTTCCTAATTCACCTGAGTTAGATTTACCGTTTTTACTCGATATTCATGATTTTGATAATGACATTATTTCTCCACCTGAAGGTCACTATCATCACCCTGTTCTTCCTTGTCAGGACGAAGTTATTCTTGATCAACCGGTTGATAATGAAGCAGAATGTGAGAAAGATCCTAATAGTAACAGTATAGTCATAATTTGTCCGTCATCATCAGTTTCTGATGTTCCTCAACAACCGCGGCAGAAGAAGCAaaaaaacaacaatatcaaaaaacGGACTAAATTATCAACCCAGCGACACCAAAGTTCCGCTACCACTACTGCTGCTACTACTAGTACTGTGCCAAAAGATGACGGGGAAGAAGAAATAGATGATGAACGTAAAAGAGGACCACTAAGTTGTAAAAATTTAGTTTCGGAAAGGAATAGAagggaaaggattagtcaacaaCTACTTGCTTTACGTGGCCTTGTTCCTAATATCACAAAG ATTGATAGACGATCAGTATTAGTAGACGCGCTAtcttacttaaggaatatgcaaGAAGAAACAGCGAAGATACAAAAGGAACTTAAAGAACAACAATCACAACATCAACCTAGAGCAATGAACAATGACATTatggaggaagatgaagatgctGAGCATGATCCTGATGATGATACTCGTCCAAGAGTTAACAGTCCAGTCAATGCATCTAAACCCAAACCACAGATAATCGAg ATTGACATAGAGAAAATGGATGAGAAAAGATTCATAGTGAAGGTAACATGCAAAGGTGTGAACGGAGGCGACATTTGTCGCGTGATGGAAGCTACAGGGTTTGAGATTACTTATGCTGCTGTGGAACAAATTAAACCCCAACATTTCTTAAGCACGGTCTTCATCAAG GTGAAAAAGCATAAAAAGATGACGGAAGAAAAGCTGAAAAACTGCATTATCAGCTCATCCTTAAGATGTGGACTGATTGTCCTACCGGCTTAA